The sequence below is a genomic window from Trichosurus vulpecula isolate mTriVul1 chromosome 5, mTriVul1.pri, whole genome shotgun sequence.
cagtttccaggcactgtgttaagtgctttaaaaatatcatctcgattgaccctcacaacaatgatagtgctattatcatcactgttttatagttgagaaaactgaggcaatggttaagtgacttgctcagggtcacacaactaggaagtgtctgaggtcagattttcactcagatcttcctgactctcggcccaacactctatccactgagccaccatgatgaggatggtgatggtgatgatgatacaTTAAAGAAgcttggtgcaatggaaagagagctggatttgaagttggaaCATTGACTCTCTCTACACTTTTTgcctgtgtaactttggacaagtcacacagCTGAAAGGACTGTAACATCTTGGAATCCAAGCCTTCTGACTTCAGGTATTGTGCTATTTCCATTGTATCATTTCCCCTTCTTTAGAAAAATTACACAATGATGGTCTTACTAAATACCATCTTTTGGCATCCCTCCTTTCCTAAGAAACTGGCATGTTATTATTTAAAGCTCAAAATGGTGGCATGTCTTTATTTCGGTTCCATGGAGATCCATTTATTTTCCCCTTGGCTGCACTGATGACCAAGTGAAAGGATCCATAAATTTCTCAGAGATAAGAGGTCTCACTCCTCTTGTCTTCAGTCAAGGCAGCACCTAATCAGCTCTGAGATGGTGCTCATGATCTTATATGTCCAGCTCTAAAGATTTCATAAACTGTTTTGATTCCAAACCCATTTCCTAGTCAGACAACGtgttttcaaatcctggctctgctgtttaCAACATGTCTGTCATTAGGCAGGTTACTTGTTATCactgaactcagtttcctcacctggtaTTGTACTGAATTATTCTTAATGTTTCTTTATTGTTAAACCATTATTTCTATATCTTTGTttcgtctctctctctttccctctctctctcttccctctctctttctctgtctttctccatccctctctctctccctcccttcctctctcttctctttctccccctctattTTCTCTGTACCTCtctacctctcttttctctctccctctcccccgctcttctcttctcttctcttctcttctcgtctcttctcttctcttctcttctcttctcttctcttctcttctcttctcttctcttctttctcactctctctctctctctctctctctctctctctctctctctctctctttctttctcctctcttgctCTAACTCTTTCACCTTAACGCTGTCTCCatactcttcctttcttttcctttaattctTGGTGTCTAATCTCTAGTACCTTTCAGTTTTAGTCCCTACTCCTTTTACTCCTTTGGCCTTTCTTCTATTTTAAGGTTCAATTCACTTCAACAATTATTTGTTAATCACTTTCTATTTATGAGGAAATGTGTGAGATGCTGAaaacacaaagacagaaacaaaacagtccctgccctgagtgTATATTCTATTTGGTGCAATACCATCTCTACAGATGCACTTCAACACCAagtaatgcaaagtaatttcacaAGGGAGAGAGCAAACAGCCAGAAGGATCAGGTAAGGCCTTGCATAGGGCATTGCACCTAATATGTGCTTCAAGGGAGGGGATTCTAAGAAGAGAAAATGCTTTCTCAAAAAGAGTGCACAAGTGTGGAAATAGGTGATGGAATTTCAGTTACAGGCACCAGTGAACAGGTGTGTTTAGCTGCAAAGACGACTTCATGAAGGGGCATGATATGATTGAGTAAAAGGTAAATGGGTGCCATTTTGTGGAAGGACTTAAATGTTAATTTGAGTATTTCATACTTTACCCAAGATTGCTTCTGAAGATTTTTCAGGAAAGGGAACAGATGGAAAAGGGGATTATTTAAGAGAAAAATTATCGTGATAAACCAATGTTCaagagaagagatttttttaatttattcttttcaatgaacaaaaatctttttttctttttcccagatACACCCACTaccctggaaaaaaaatttaaaaaaaaccaaaaaactctgaaacaaatatgcatagtgaagcaaatcaaatttctgcattgaccacatgcaaaaataaatgtatatatatatatatatatatatatatatatatatatatatatatatatgtatacatatatatgtatcattttgAACCAAGTCCATTATTTCACTGTCAGGAAATAGATAGCTTGCTTACCATTGGTCAAGAAATGTATTCTTAATTAACAAAACAGGAGCAAGGGGTATGCAGAGAGTTATACAGAATATTTGCAtgtattctctgtctctttcaaatTAATCCTTTAGAAGCTTTGGGGATCTGTTTCCATCCATCCATGACTCAGGGACATGAAAAAGGAGATGATGAAGAGTCCCCCAACTGAATACTAAGGTGGAAGAGCAGATGATTTAgaaaatatacaaagtagttacTTTTCTCACtgcttctattttcctttctggCTTTCAAGTGTCCAGATGTAGGGCAACATCTGGAGAGTAACAGAGGGAAGAGTGTGAGTCCCCTATCTCCCATCCACCTTCTGACTAGACTCCAGCAGATAAACATCTGCAAAAGCTCTTTAAACAGGTACCAGGAGTAGCCAAGCTGAACAAGCTCTATCCCCTAATAGAAAGATGCATAATACATAAATCTATAAACAGTGTTATGCAAATTAAATGCGATATTTGACAGGTATTTAGTGGTATCAGTTGAACATTTCTCAGTGGTGATATCAGGGTCCAAGTGAGAATTCATTTCTTGACCTTGCCTCTCAGCAGGTCTCTGCAATGGGTGAGAGGGGAATAAACAACCACTCAGAAGTGAATGAATTCATTCTTGTAGGCTTCCAGGTCCGCCCAGAGCTCCAAGTCCtccttttcttcatatttctGCTTACCTATAGCATGGTCCTTCTGGGGAACATTGGTATGATTGTCCTCATCCTGACTGCTTCCCGGCTGAACACCCCAATGTATTTCTTCCTAGGcaatctctcttttattgatcttTCCTACTCTTCTGCTGTGGCGCCCAAAGCCATAGCCAACTTCTTGTCTGAGAGCAAGACCATCTCCTTTGCAGGCTGTGTGGCCCAGCTCTTCTTCTTTGCTCTCTTTATTGTGACTGAGGGCTTTCTCTTGGCAGCTATGGCCTATGACCGCTTCATGGCCATCTGCTCCCCACTGTTGTACTCTGCCCGGATGTCAAGACGCCTGTGCATCCAGCTGGTGGCGGGATCCTACTTTTGTGGATGTTTCACTTCCATCCTTCAAGTCAGCATTACCTTTACTATGTCCTTCTGTGCATCTCATGTTATTGACCTTTTTTACTGTGACAACCGTCCAATACAGAAGATCTCATGTTCTAATGTCTTTATTAACAAATTGGTGTCATATTTTTTGTCTGTCATCATTATTTTGCCCACCATCATAGTCATCATGGTGTCCTACGTCTATATCCTGGCTACTATTCTGAAGATCCATTCCAGTGAAGGACAAATGAAAGCATTCTCCACCTGTGGGTCCCATCTGATGGTCGTGAGTTTGCTCTATGGGACAGTTTCTTTTATGTACCTCACACCTGCCAGTAACCCAGAGCTGTTTAAAGTGGCCTCTCTGTGTTACACTGTTGTCACTCCTATGCTGAACCCTTTGATTTATTCTCTAAGAAACAAGGATGTCAAAGAAGCTCTGAAAAGTATGTTATGGGGAAAAAAGGATTTTCTCTAGATTCTTTTGTCTTTACTATCTTGCCCCATTTACTGGACTTTGATTCTGTATCTGTGAGCTATCATTAAATGAAGATTATCTCCCAAGTCACTTAATAGTTCCTGTGCAAGTCTACTTAAATGATTTCTAGTGAAGACACAATATCCCATCTACTTTTCTTTCAGGACAATAATTCCTATAAATCCTGAACCTCAGAAGTCAGTTTTAAGGGCACGGTAAACGAAGAAAAAACAACCACAAGAACAACAATAGTAATTctcacttatatagtgctttaaggtgtgTAAGGCACtttatatctcatttttttcttataacagccctgggagatagatgctattattgttattccattttagaaatgaggaaactgaggcagatggcaattaagtgacttgcccagtgctaTTTAattagtcagtatctgaggccagatctgaactcagaccttcctgaagtCTTGTGCTTTACCCACTAATTGCCTTTAAACAAGTAAGCAAACATTCAAAAACCATAGGGGGAAAATCTCTTGTCACATATATAACTAATGtcagaggaaaaattaaattCCAGTGGTCACTGCATGCGTGAAGAAGTTACTGGAAATTTGGTTTGTTAAATTTGCAAGTATAGAATTTGTTTCTACATTTCTGGGTTACAAGTTGTTGACAATCTGTATTTGAAGGTATATtgtctattcattcatttattcatatattcatttattcatttattaagccaTCTATAGTTTTTAGAAAATAAACTGAATTGTGTTGTAAGGGAGTGAGGGTGCAGGGCCCAAAGTCATTTTGGAACACTCTAAATGGAGTAATATTTGAACTATTTGATGGCCTAATAGTGGAAGGTCCCAAACCACTATGGGCTgagaaataaaacataataaaCCATTCAAAGAAACTAAATCAGATGTTCTAGTCAATTGTAATATTATTTGTTATCCTTGGATAAGATAACTACAATTTTGTCTAATGGATTTCTTTAACAAATGGCAAAGTAGTTGGTCTCCTCCCCTTGTCTCTTGCCATTGGACACAGAAGGTTTTCTCATGCTCTCATTCCAAAAATGAATTTTGGCAAACATTACCCCAGAAACCCTCTTTGCCTTTGTCTTATTCAACCTTTTCTAGACCTCCATCTCCTATAAAATGTTGTAAAGGCAATctgtgaatgggaagatctttcccacccatttgaatgGGCTTCGGGGGTggagctctcagggtcctgggggggagtggctaggactggagccagtggaagcctgtggtgggaggagcttgctgaacagttggatcagagctaagaggcagttggtgagagcagttaagagctgaaggagagaggaagcagtcagctagctggaacacagcttagAGATTTCAGTGGAAGCAGCGgaagtggtggtgatggtggcaggCATTACAAAAAAGCTggactgacccttgtggagaccagagagggCTGAGCAGgagcttgaggccagtgggtggtcttcttgctggagggccctggaaTTGGTggaggggaagcaccagtatagcttggcttgctgccataatgtttttctgtgacctcctggtcactattgtaagatgggcatactggttttggaaggttcttgccaggatgtcaaattggggACCCTGATCTGTTGGTCTACtccttttgagtttcaataaatgctttaactcctctgccttctacttagagaattccttatatcctgtgattctgaaccattcaggtatattcatg
It includes:
- the LOC118849571 gene encoding olfactory receptor 9K2-like: MGERGINNHSEVNEFILVGFQVRPELQVLLFFIFLLTYSMVLLGNIGMIVLILTASRLNTPMYFFLGNLSFIDLSYSSAVAPKAIANFLSESKTISFAGCVAQLFFFALFIVTEGFLLAAMAYDRFMAICSPLLYSARMSRRLCIQLVAGSYFCGCFTSILQVSITFTMSFCASHVIDLFYCDNRPIQKISCSNVFINKLVSYFLSVIIILPTIIVIMVSYVYILATILKIHSSEGQMKAFSTCGSHLMVVSLLYGTVSFMYLTPASNPELFKVASLCYTVVTPMLNPLIYSLRNKDVKEALKSMLWGKKDFL